Proteins from a genomic interval of Capsicum annuum cultivar UCD-10X-F1 chromosome 4, UCD10Xv1.1, whole genome shotgun sequence:
- the LOC107866889 gene encoding LOW QUALITY PROTEIN: mRNA-capping enzyme-like (The sequence of the model RefSeq protein was modified relative to this genomic sequence to represent the inferred CDS: inserted 1 base in 1 codon) produces the protein MISMDLNALPIQPEDDDELFGRQLEDQERSIILHSDERADYYVKSAVEISRGEREERIQRLKRQHPAYPCQPRMRDEIFQTKRQKPSSRLPPGWLDCPAFGQEIGCIIPSKVPLDETFNDCVLPGKRYSFRQVLHQQRVLGRKLGMVIDLTNTTRYYSLSDWRKEGIKHVKIQCRGHGAVPDNESVNLFVYEVSQFLARQKHAKKHILLHCTHGHNRTGFMIVHYLMRTLSISVSQAIKIFSDARPPGIYKPDYIDALYALYHEKKPEMVVCPPTPEWKRSSELDLNGNDDEASLIDNREAQVVMSNDDVLGDAIPQDQQNCLRQLCYQALKMXRGPQFPGSHPVSLDRDNLQLLRQRYYYATWKADGTRYMMLITMDGCFLVDRHLDFRRVQMRFPCRHTNSEGLAEKTHHFTLLDGEMVIDTLPDTHKQERRYLIYDMMALNHVSVIERPFYERWRMINKQVIGPRNYERQHIYQSRNPYYSYELEPFRVRRKEFHLLSTVTKLLKEFIPKLSHEADGLIFQGWDDPYVPRTHEGLLKWKCPEMNSVDFLFEVVQEDRGLLYLHKRGKKKPMDGNRVVFPDGSDPSDYSGKIIECSFDAINETWVWMRTRVDKGTPNDYNTYRKVMRSITDNITEQVLLNEIAEIIELPMYAVRIQSADTQAHVRRR, from the exons ATGATCAGCATGGATCTGAATGCCTTGCCAATACAGCCAGAGGATGACGATGAGCTTTTTGGACGCCAATTAGAAGATCAAGAACGTAGTATTATATTACATAGTGACGAGCGTGCAGATTATTATGTCAAAAGTGCTGTAGAGATTTCACGTGGCGAGCGGGAGGAAAGGATTCAAAGACTTAAAAGACAACATCCAGCATATCCATGTCAACCACGAATGCGGGATGAGATCTTTCAGACAAAGAGACAGAAGCCTAGCAGCAGACTTCCTCCAGGTTGGTTGGATTGTCCTGCATTTGGACAGGAGATAGGTTGTATTATTCCTTCAAAGGTTCCACTGGATGAAACTTTCAACGATTGTGTTCTTCCGGGCAAACGATACTCGTTTAGGCAAGTCCTCCACCAACAGAGAGTTTTAGGAAGAAAACTTGGTATGGTGATTGATCTCACCAATACAACTCGATACTATTCATTGTCAGATTGGAGGAAAGAAGGCATCAAGCATGTAAAGATTCAATGCAGAGGCCATGGTGCTGTACCTGACAATGAGTCGGTAAATTTATTTGTCTATGAGGTTTCACAATTTCTTGCCCGTCAGAAACACGCAAAGAAGCATATCCTTCTCCATTGCACACATGGGCATAATCGCACTGGGTTTATGATCGTTCATTATCTTATGCGTACGCTGTCGATATCTGTCAGCCAGGCAATTAAAATTTTTTCTGATGCTCGTCCTCCTGGGATCTATAAGCCCGACTATATTGATGCCTTATATGCCTTGTATCATGAGAAAAAACCTGAAATGGTTGTTTGTCCTCCAACACCTGAGTGGAAAAGATCTTCTGAGCTTGATTTGAATGGCAATGACGATGAGGCTTCTTTGATTGACAATCGTGAAGCACAAGTAGTAATGTCAAATGATGACGTTTTGGGAGATGCAATCCCACAAGATCAGCAAAATTGTTTACGACAGTTGTGTTATCAAGCACTGAAAA ACAGAGGCCCGCAATTTCCCGGCTCACATCCAGTCTCTCTTGACAGGGACAACTTGCAGTTATTAAGGCAGCGTTACTACTATGCCACATGGAAGGCTGATGGGACACGGTATATGATGCTGATCACGATGGATGGTTGTTTCTTAGTTGATAGGCATTTAGACTTCCGGAGGGTTCAGATGAGATTTCCGTGCAGACACACTAATAGTGAAGGTTTAGCCGAAAAGACCCACCATTTCACTTTACTTGATGGAGAGATGGTAATTGATACTTTGCCTGACACACACAAGCAGGAAAGGAGATACCTAATTTATGATATGATGGCCCTGAACCATGTGTCTGTCATTGAGCGGCCCTTTTATGAACGGTGGAGAATGATCAACAAACAAGTGATTGGGCCAAGGAATTATGAACGTCAACATATATACCAGAGTAGAAACCCTTACTATAGCTATGAGTTGGAGCCTTTCAGGGTGAGGAGGAAGGAATTTCATCTGCTCTCTACCGTCACAAAGCTTCTCAAAGAATTTATCCCAAAGCTTTCACATGAAGCTGATGGTCTTATTTTTCAGGGTTGGGATGATCCTTATGTTCCTCGCACGCACGAGGGTCTCTTGAAGTGGAAATGCCCTGAAATGAACTCGGTTGACTTCCTGTTTGAGGTGGTCCAGGAGGATCGTGGGTTGCTTTATCTACACAAACGAGGGAAGAAGAAACCAATGGACGGGAATAGAGTTGTTTTCCCAGACGGTTCTGATCCGTCAGATTACTCTGGTAAAATAATAGAGTGCTCTTTTGATGCCATTAACGAAACATGGGTGTGGATGAGGACCAGAGTCGATAAAGGAACTCCGAATGATTACAACACGTACAGAAAGGTGATGAGAAGTATTACTGACAACATCACCGAACAAGTGTTGTTGAATGAGATCGCTGAGATTATTGAACTACCAATGTATGCGGTTAGGATACAGAGTGCAGATACCCAAGCTCATGTACGACGCAGATGA
- the LOC107866890 gene encoding uncharacterized protein LOC107866890: MESALLSASHFTTTTLLKSEREVAGGRVAVTKLQSSFYGKEINSHALFIRNFSAVKRIHLTVTSVMRRKLVKKETIVPDPDYRIPIVLLGLSGGLFYAENLPAAVPIGLLGLLLLFQTTRVRFVFDDEALEVKVGEQLEESGENVFVGGKNRWKYSSFLNWELWWPTFPILVYFKENQTKPEGQVHFFPVIFNGKQLYDVMVERCGPSKTSGPK; this comes from the exons ATGGAGAGTGCTCTTCTCTCAGCTTCCCACTTCACTACTACTACTCTGCTCA AATCAGAAAGAGAAGTAGCTGGTGGGCGAGTGGCTGTGACGAAATTACAGAGCTCATTTTATGGTAAAGAGATCAATAGTCATGCTCTTTTCATCAGAAACTTCAGTGCTGTCAAGAGAATCCATCTCACTGTCACCTCTGTG ATGCGGAGGAAACTTGTAAAGAAGGAGACTATTGTTCCTGACCCCGATTACCGAATTCCAATTGTTCTTCTAG GGCTATCTGGTGGTTTATTTTATGCGGAAAATCTACCAGCAGCTGTTCCTATTGGTCTTCTTGGATTACTCCTGTTATTCCAG ACAACAAGAGTGAGATTTGTCTTTGATGATGAAGCTCTG GAGGTGAAAGTTGGGGAGCAGCTCGAGGAGTCGGGTGAAAATGTTTTTGTGGGTGGAAAGAACCGCTGGAA ATATTCGTCATTTCTGAACTGGGAACTATGGTGGCCAACTTTTCcaattttggtttattttaagGAGAATCAGACAAAACCCGAGGGACAAGTGCACTTTTTCCCAGTAATTTTT aacGGGAAGCAACTGTATGATGTTATGGTGGAGAGATGTGGCCCTTCAAAAACTAGCGGACCAAAGTAG
- the LOC107866891 gene encoding rhodanese-like domain-containing protein 4A, chloroplastic, whose product MESLCIGISTCLVVKKHHQIHRWSPKFTHRRSRPTNSIQLNSSPKTRKVFPVLQMEAPIQQILFLCTSLSSFPLTSLASETTIPVVPSPSPKISIEAILLSIDDFFNKYPFFVAGVTFIWLVVIPLTEEYLQKYKFISAVDAFGKLRDDPSSQLLDVRDNKSLAYLPSPSLKMFNKSVLQVEFRQGDGDEVAFVKRVFDNIKDPQNTTLCVIDNFDGNSIKVAELLVKNGLKEAYAIRGGIRGKKGWQEIQETLLPPSVHIYPKKKVKGLQLQDSNNGVIEANEIDSQSPSSIGVAQVEQRRNGSIKNSADLTSAAKCGPRSSSPYPNYPDLKPPSSPTPSKPQN is encoded by the exons ATGGAGTCTCTTTGTATAGGCATTTCAACTTGTTTAGTTGTGAAAAAACACCACCAAATCCACAGGTGGTCTCCCAAATTCACTCATCGCAGATCTCGTCCCACCAATTCAATCCAATTGAATTCTTCCCCTAAAACCAGAAAGGTGTTTCCCGTTTTACAAATGGAAGCCCCAATTCAACAAATATTGTTCCTTTGTACGAgtctttcttcttttcctcttacTTCCCTTGCCTCTGAAACTACAATACCAGTAGTACCCTCTCCCTCCCCTAAAATCAGCATAGAAGCAATCTTGCTCTCTATTGatgattttttcaataagtaTCCGTTCTTTGTTGCTGGTGTTACGTTTATCTGGCTTGTTGTGATCCCATTAACTGAAGAGTACTTGCAAAAGTATAAGTTCATCTCCGCCGTTGATGCCTTTGGAAAGCTCCGTGATGACCCCAGTAGCCAGCTGTTAGATGTTAGAGATAACAAGAGTTTGGCTTATCTGCCTTCTCCCAGTTTGAAAATGTTCAATAAGAGTGTGTTGCAGGTTGAGTTCCGACAAGGGGATGGAGATGAAGTTGCCTTTGTTAAGAGGGTGTTTGACAATATCAAGGACCCACAAAATACTACGCTTTGTGTTATAGACAA TTTTGATGGAAACTCGATTAAAGTGGCTGAACTATTGGTCAAAAATGGTCTCAAAGAGGCTTATGCTATCCGAGGTGGGATAAGAGGCAAGAAAGGATGGCAG GAGATCCAAGAAACCCTTCTCCCTCCATCTGTTCATATCTATCCCAAGAAGAAGGTTAAAGGGTTGCAACTGCAAGACAGCAATAATGGGGTGATTGAAGCAAATGAAATTGATAGTCAATCTCCATCTTCTATAGGTGTTGCCCAAGTTGAGCAGAGAAGGAATGGTTCAATTAAGAATTCTGCTGACTTAACCTCAGCGGCAAAATGTGGTCCTAGGTCATCATCCCCTTATCCAAAT TACCCAGATTTGAAGCCCCCTTCGTCCCCTACTCCTTCAAAGCCTCAAAATTGA